The proteins below are encoded in one region of Metabacillus dongyingensis:
- a CDS encoding cobalamin-binding protein: MRLISICPSNTELAAYLGLTDDLIAVDDYSDWPELVNNLPRLGPDLSINMDLVEQLQPDLVLASLSVPGMEKNVEELIKRNIPHLVLNPQSFEDIGNDLMAVGIAAGKEKEAKAVVSRYYGILKDYKEKASNLDNRPTVYFEWWPNPIFTPGQVNWLTEMCELAGGRNSFHDVELASVQTSWDDIIRRNPDHICLAWVGVKQSRMKVQHVLKRESAENLTAVRENRIHLLEEQLYCRPSPRLLNGLAKLAVILHREHFPQPEETDYLTSNT, encoded by the coding sequence ATGCGGCTTATATCCATCTGTCCAAGCAACACAGAGCTTGCCGCCTATTTAGGCCTGACTGACGATCTTATCGCGGTCGACGATTATTCAGACTGGCCGGAACTAGTGAATAATCTGCCGCGTCTTGGACCTGACTTATCCATTAATATGGATCTGGTAGAACAACTGCAGCCTGACCTTGTTCTAGCTTCATTAAGTGTGCCGGGTATGGAAAAAAACGTTGAAGAGCTTATAAAAAGGAATATTCCTCACCTTGTTTTAAATCCCCAATCCTTTGAGGATATAGGAAACGATCTTATGGCCGTAGGTATAGCGGCAGGTAAAGAAAAAGAAGCCAAGGCAGTTGTCTCCCGCTATTATGGGATTTTAAAGGATTATAAAGAAAAAGCATCAAATCTTGATAACCGTCCAACTGTTTATTTTGAATGGTGGCCTAATCCGATTTTTACACCTGGTCAAGTAAACTGGCTAACTGAAATGTGTGAATTGGCAGGAGGGCGCAATAGTTTCCATGATGTGGAGCTTGCGAGTGTCCAAACCAGCTGGGATGACATTATCCGCAGAAATCCTGATCATATTTGTCTTGCATGGGTCGGCGTTAAGCAAAGCAGAATGAAAGTCCAGCATGTCCTGAAGCGGGAATCAGCAGAAAACCTTACAGCAGTAAGGGAAAATCGGATTCATCTTCTTGAGGAACAGCTTTATTGCAGACCATCGCCCAGACTCTTAAACGGGCTTGCGAAACTTGCTGTCATCCTTCATCGGGAACACTTTCCGCAGCCTGAAGAGACAGATTACTTAACTTCTAATACATAG
- a CDS encoding 3D domain-containing protein, whose amino-acid sequence MDRTKTWSRRLLMTLLLLVALGTTLKAFSGVEAKDLSDINGWSKGILASESHPYKLTGLIPKSLHNEKTVATAISSSGSSLNQMSLENEINWSQYPKKEVTATGYTAGYESTGKKPEHPEYGITYSGVKVKRDLYSTIAADLSVFPIGTILFIPGYGFGVVADKGGAIKGNELDLYYDTVDEVFQSWGKKTLDIYIVQKGNGRLTENELTKLNEDKSMQAFRQKYMKPKTKS is encoded by the coding sequence ATGGATAGGACAAAAACCTGGTCAAGGCGTCTATTAATGACACTATTACTGCTAGTAGCGCTCGGTACCACTTTAAAAGCTTTTTCAGGTGTGGAGGCAAAGGATCTGTCTGATATAAATGGGTGGAGCAAAGGCATCTTGGCAAGTGAAAGCCATCCCTATAAGCTGACAGGCCTTATCCCGAAATCTCTGCACAATGAAAAAACGGTCGCAACTGCGATTTCTTCAAGCGGAAGTTCTTTAAATCAAATGTCGCTTGAAAATGAAATTAACTGGTCACAATATCCGAAAAAAGAAGTAACAGCAACCGGATACACGGCAGGCTATGAATCAACAGGCAAAAAACCTGAACATCCAGAATATGGTATTACGTATTCTGGAGTGAAAGTAAAAAGAGATTTGTATTCAACAATAGCAGCTGATTTAAGTGTGTTTCCGATAGGAACCATTCTTTTTATTCCGGGTTACGGCTTTGGTGTTGTAGCAGACAAGGGCGGAGCGATTAAGGGGAATGAACTGGATCTTTATTACGATACTGTTGATGAAGTATTTCAATCCTGGGGCAAAAAAACGTTAGACATATATATCGTTCAAAAAGGAAACGGACGATTAACTGAAAATGAACTGACGAAACTGAATGAAGATAAGTCTATGCAGGCATTTCGTCAAAAATACATGAAGCCGAAAACCAAAAGTTAA
- a CDS encoding YuiB family protein translates to MLLFFVLFFGIGFLLNMLLRMSWIMAIIYPIVCILIVDNVRVTQYFTSPGPSFSSLGERILSLALADILILVCGFIGAIVSGIVINMLRKRGYQMF, encoded by the coding sequence ATGCTTTTATTCTTTGTTTTATTTTTTGGAATCGGTTTCTTGCTGAATATGCTGCTTCGCATGTCTTGGATCATGGCTATTATCTATCCGATTGTCTGTATATTGATTGTAGATAATGTGAGAGTCACTCAATACTTTACCTCACCTGGACCATCTTTTTCATCTTTAGGAGAGCGTATTCTATCTTTGGCTTTGGCAGATATTCTAATACTGGTCTGCGGTTTTATCGGAGCGATTGTGTCCGGAATTGTTATTAACATGCTCCGCAAAAGAGGCTATCAAATGTTTTAA
- a CDS encoding YuiA family protein, which translates to MNASAIEKKECPYCSGKGYFQLLLGGSETCDCCNGTGKKSS; encoded by the coding sequence ATGAATGCATCTGCTATTGAAAAGAAAGAATGTCCATATTGTTCGGGGAAAGGTTATTTCCAATTGCTTCTTGGCGGTTCAGAAACGTGCGATTGCTGCAACGGAACAGGAAAGAAGTCTTCATAA
- a CDS encoding NUDIX domain-containing protein, giving the protein MANKRGNVWIAVSGVVENENGDWLVVKKKYGGLKGKWSFPAGFVNEGETLDEAIVREIHEETGIEAEVQGVIGIRSGVIQSTISDNMIIFKLKANSSKIIVQEDELFEAAFFPPNFLKDDEDASLLLQSFAEEMFEKMLYKIDGLNPGDQFGYTSYRLFL; this is encoded by the coding sequence GTGGCAAATAAGCGGGGGAATGTATGGATTGCTGTATCTGGTGTAGTTGAAAATGAAAACGGGGACTGGCTTGTCGTGAAAAAGAAATACGGTGGGTTAAAAGGGAAGTGGTCTTTTCCAGCCGGATTCGTAAATGAAGGGGAAACGCTCGATGAGGCGATTGTTCGCGAAATTCATGAGGAAACGGGAATTGAAGCTGAAGTGCAGGGTGTTATTGGCATCCGGTCAGGAGTCATTCAAAGTACAATCAGCGATAATATGATTATTTTTAAACTCAAGGCGAATTCATCAAAAATTATCGTACAGGAAGATGAGTTATTTGAAGCTGCCTTTTTTCCTCCCAATTTTCTTAAGGATGACGAGGATGCCTCCCTGCTGCTTCAGTCATTTGCAGAGGAAATGTTTGAGAAAATGCTTTATAAAATAGATGGTCTAAACCCCGGTGATCAGTTTGGTTACACGTCATATCGCTTATTTTTATAA
- a CDS encoding NAD(P)/FAD-dependent oxidoreductase, producing the protein MIRLRKPKIVVLGAGYGGLMAVTRLQKMIGVNEADLTLVNKNDYHYETTWLHEASAGTLHHDKARYQVKDVIDNSRVKFVKETVVSINKDEKKIVLSNGELEYDYLVISLGSHPETFGIKGLKEYAFGITNINAARQLREHIEYQFATYNTEEVKRDQRLAIVVGGAGFTGIEFLGELANRVPELCREYDVDHKKVRIICVEAAPTALPGFDPELVEYAVNHLERKGVEFKIGTAIKECVEDGIIVAKDDVMEEIKSDTVVWAAGVRGNSIVEEAGFENMRGRVKVDSYLRAPGHEDVFIIGDCSLVINEEINRPYPPTAQIAMQQGITAAKNIAVAVRDQGEMEEFKPDIKGTVASLGEDDAVGMVFGKKVMGTKASFMKKMIDNRALLMVGGAGLVVKKGKFKFF; encoded by the coding sequence GTGATTCGGTTGAGAAAGCCCAAAATAGTAGTTTTAGGTGCAGGTTACGGCGGATTAATGGCAGTTACACGTCTTCAAAAAATGATTGGTGTAAACGAAGCAGATCTTACACTGGTTAACAAAAATGATTATCACTATGAAACAACATGGCTTCATGAAGCTTCAGCAGGTACATTGCATCATGATAAAGCAAGATACCAAGTCAAGGATGTTATTGATAACAGCCGTGTAAAATTTGTGAAAGAAACAGTTGTTTCCATCAACAAAGATGAAAAGAAAATTGTTCTTTCAAATGGCGAGCTTGAGTATGACTACCTAGTGATTTCTCTTGGATCTCATCCAGAAACATTCGGTATCAAAGGCTTGAAAGAGTACGCTTTCGGTATTACAAACATTAATGCAGCGCGTCAATTGCGCGAGCATATCGAATATCAATTCGCTACTTACAACACTGAAGAAGTAAAGCGCGATCAGCGCCTTGCAATCGTTGTGGGCGGAGCTGGCTTCACTGGCATCGAATTCCTTGGAGAGCTTGCTAACCGTGTTCCTGAGCTTTGCCGTGAGTACGATGTTGATCATAAGAAAGTACGCATCATCTGTGTAGAAGCTGCTCCAACAGCTCTTCCTGGATTTGATCCAGAGCTAGTAGAATACGCTGTAAACCACTTAGAGCGTAAAGGTGTAGAATTCAAAATCGGCACAGCCATTAAAGAATGTGTTGAAGACGGCATCATTGTTGCAAAAGATGACGTAATGGAAGAAATTAAATCTGATACAGTTGTATGGGCAGCAGGTGTGCGCGGAAACAGCATCGTTGAAGAAGCTGGCTTTGAAAACATGCGCGGGCGTGTAAAGGTTGATTCTTACTTAAGAGCACCAGGCCATGAAGATGTATTCATCATTGGCGACTGTTCTCTAGTAATCAACGAAGAAATCAACCGTCCATATCCTCCAACAGCTCAAATTGCTATGCAGCAGGGTATTACAGCAGCTAAAAACATTGCTGTGGCCGTTCGCGACCAGGGTGAAATGGAAGAATTCAAACCAGACATCAAAGGTACAGTTGCTTCACTTGGCGAAGATGACGCTGTAGGTATGGTATTTGGCAAGAAAGTTATGGGAACAAAAGCTTCATTCATGAAAAAAATGATTGATAACCGTGCTCTATTAATGGTTGGCGGAGCAGGATTAGTCGTTAAAAAAGGTAAATTTAAATTTTTCTAA
- the yumC gene encoding ferredoxin--NADP reductase 2, with translation MKEDTKVYDITIIGGGPVGLFTAFYGGMRQASVKIIESLPQLGGQLSALYPEKYIYDVAGFPKVRAQELVNNLKEQMAKFEQTVCLEQAVETVEKQADGVFKLTTDQEVHYSKTIIITAGNGAFQPRKIELEEAASFEKANLHYFIDDLNQFAGQRVLICGGGDSAVDWALMLEPIAEKVTLVHRRDKFRAHEHSVENLNNSKVQVLTPFVPKELTGAGNIEQVVLEEVKGERKEVIDVDSVIVNFGFVSSLGPIKNWGLEIEKNSIVVNSKMETNVEGIYAAGDICTYEGKVKLIASGFGEAPTAVNNAKAYMDPKARVQPLHSTSLFEK, from the coding sequence GTGAAGGAAGACACAAAAGTATACGATATTACGATCATTGGCGGCGGACCTGTCGGTTTGTTCACTGCATTTTACGGCGGTATGCGCCAGGCTTCTGTTAAAATCATCGAAAGTTTGCCGCAGCTCGGCGGTCAGCTTTCTGCCTTATATCCTGAAAAATACATATATGATGTTGCAGGATTTCCTAAAGTGCGCGCACAGGAGCTGGTAAACAATTTAAAAGAGCAAATGGCCAAGTTTGAGCAGACAGTTTGTCTCGAGCAAGCAGTTGAAACGGTTGAAAAACAGGCTGACGGCGTGTTTAAATTAACAACTGATCAAGAAGTTCACTATTCTAAAACGATTATCATTACTGCAGGAAACGGTGCGTTCCAGCCCCGAAAAATTGAACTTGAAGAAGCTGCTTCATTTGAAAAAGCAAATCTTCATTACTTCATTGATGATTTAAATCAATTTGCCGGCCAGAGAGTTCTTATTTGCGGAGGCGGAGATTCTGCTGTTGACTGGGCACTTATGCTAGAGCCAATTGCTGAAAAAGTAACACTTGTTCATAGAAGAGATAAGTTCCGTGCTCATGAGCATAGTGTCGAAAACCTGAATAACTCAAAAGTTCAAGTTCTCACTCCTTTCGTTCCAAAAGAATTAACAGGTGCAGGTAATATTGAACAAGTAGTCTTAGAAGAAGTGAAAGGCGAACGCAAAGAAGTCATAGATGTTGACTCTGTCATCGTGAATTTTGGATTTGTCTCATCACTTGGCCCAATCAAAAACTGGGGTCTTGAAATTGAGAAAAACTCAATTGTAGTTAACAGCAAGATGGAAACAAACGTTGAAGGCATCTATGCTGCGGGCGACATCTGCACATATGAAGGAAAAGTAAAACTGATCGCAAGCGGTTTTGGTGAAGCTCCAACTGCTGTTAATAATGCGAAAGCTTATATGGATCCAAAAGCAAGAGTTCAGCCGCTTCACAGCACAAGCTTGTTTGAAAAATAA
- a CDS encoding HesB/IscA family protein, whose protein sequence is MNDFVIITEAAAYQIKDMMKENGEEQAFLRVGVKGGGCSGLSYGMGFEQEPNEDDTQFEVHGINVLVDKESSLILKGTKIDFKESLMGGGFTIDNPNAIASCGCGSSFRTATNTGTPEEC, encoded by the coding sequence ATGAATGATTTTGTAATAATTACTGAAGCAGCAGCTTATCAGATAAAAGATATGATGAAAGAAAACGGCGAAGAGCAGGCTTTTCTGCGCGTTGGCGTAAAAGGCGGCGGCTGCAGCGGTTTATCTTACGGCATGGGTTTTGAACAAGAACCTAATGAGGACGACACTCAGTTTGAAGTGCATGGCATCAATGTGCTTGTCGATAAAGAAAGCTCCCTTATTTTAAAAGGGACAAAAATTGATTTTAAAGAGTCCCTAATGGGGGGCGGATTTACCATTGATAATCCGAATGCGATTGCTTCATGCGGATGCGGTTCATCTTTCAGAACAGCTACGAATACAGGTACTCCTGAAGAGTGCTGA
- the dapF gene encoding diaminopimelate epimerase, which produces MKQFQFTKMHALGNNYIYVNMFKEQIEESKLPQVAKEVSNVFTGIGSDGLILICPSEKAPVKMRIFNSDGSEGKNCGNGLRCVAKYAFENKLIDEKEFSIETLSGLVHAKLEVKDNEVRGVTINMGQPKLDRGEIPMAGTPDEKVINEQLEFAGETYYATAVSMGNPHLIFYVDSIETAPVLTLGPRVEKDPLFPESINVEFVEVASENELHFRVWERGSGVTQACGTGACAAVVSSVLNGHTKRGMDTTVHLAGGDLLINWTEEGNVLMTGPAEVICTGVYFYDK; this is translated from the coding sequence ATGAAACAATTCCAATTTACAAAAATGCATGCACTCGGCAACAATTATATATATGTAAATATGTTTAAAGAGCAAATTGAAGAGTCGAAACTTCCTCAGGTTGCAAAGGAAGTATCCAATGTATTTACAGGAATCGGTTCAGATGGACTTATCTTAATTTGTCCATCTGAAAAAGCACCAGTAAAGATGAGGATATTTAACAGTGATGGTTCTGAAGGAAAAAACTGCGGAAATGGTCTTCGCTGTGTTGCGAAATATGCATTTGAGAATAAACTGATAGATGAAAAAGAATTTTCGATTGAAACACTTTCAGGTTTGGTTCATGCAAAGCTCGAAGTGAAAGATAATGAAGTCCGCGGGGTAACAATTAATATGGGGCAGCCAAAGCTTGATCGGGGGGAAATTCCTATGGCCGGCACTCCTGATGAAAAAGTAATAAATGAACAGCTTGAATTTGCCGGCGAAACCTATTATGCTACAGCCGTATCAATGGGAAATCCGCATCTTATTTTCTATGTGGACAGCATAGAAACAGCTCCAGTGTTAACACTTGGACCAAGGGTTGAGAAAGACCCTCTTTTTCCTGAAAGCATCAATGTAGAGTTTGTTGAAGTGGCTTCCGAAAATGAACTTCATTTCAGAGTGTGGGAAAGAGGTTCAGGTGTTACACAGGCATGCGGAACAGGAGCTTGTGCAGCAGTTGTCTCTTCTGTTCTCAATGGACATACGAAAAGAGGAATGGATACAACTGTCCATCTTGCCGGCGGGGACCTCCTTATTAATTGGACGGAAGAAGGGAATGTTTTAATGACTGGCCCAGCAGAGGTCATCTGTACTGGTGTTTATTTTTACGATAAATAG
- a CDS encoding DUF2225 domain-containing protein: MTATFVLIIVKIYYVIVCPDCGYSHSEEFTSHLTEIGTSMLGEKMPVKNPSPKWQKTGWREIREWKQKYPIS, translated from the coding sequence ATGACAGCGACTTTTGTTCTTATTATAGTCAAAATTTACTATGTAATTGTATGCCCAGACTGCGGTTATTCTCATTCAGAAGAGTTTACGTCTCATTTGACTGAAATTGGAACTTCTATGTTAGGCGAAAAGATGCCCGTGAAAAATCCATCGCCGAAATGGCAAAAGACAGGTTGGCGAGAAATAAGAGAATGGAAACAAAAGTATCCAATAAGCTAA
- a CDS encoding YuzB family protein, which translates to MKLKPIIEFCISNLANGSQAALEKLEKDPNLDIIEYGCLGYCGKCYASLYALVNGEVVTGESSEELVKNIYDYLDENPMF; encoded by the coding sequence ATGAAGTTGAAACCAATAATAGAATTTTGTATAAGCAATTTAGCGAACGGTTCACAAGCTGCTTTGGAAAAGTTAGAAAAGGATCCTAATCTGGACATTATTGAATACGGATGTCTTGGATATTGCGGAAAATGCTATGCTTCTCTTTATGCCCTTGTAAACGGTGAGGTTGTAACCGGGGAATCATCTGAAGAGCTAGTTAAAAACATATATGATTACCTGGATGAGAATCCTATGTTCTAA
- a CDS encoding NAD(P)/FAD-dependent oxidoreductase translates to MKNLVILGGGYGGMRVLHRLLPGQLPDDVQITLIDKNPYHCLKTEYYALAAGTISDHHIRVDFPEHERLHVTFGEITSVDLEEKKVHLNNQEPISYDDLIIGLGCEDKYHNVPGAKEFTHSIQTIDQSRETYQLLNNLSGGASVAIVGAGLSGVELASELRESRKDLKITLYDRGKNILSSFPERLSKYVQGWFEDHGVTIINSANVTKVEQNVLYNHDEPVSYDAIVWTAGIQPNKIVRDLPVDKDPQGRAVLTKQHHLPHHEDAFVVGDCASLPHAPSAQLAEAQAEQIVQVLLKKWNGEELPQDFPAFKLKGVLGSLGKKHGFGLVNDRPLIGRVPRLLKSGILWMYKYHNG, encoded by the coding sequence ATGAAGAACTTAGTAATTCTTGGCGGTGGATACGGCGGCATGCGCGTCCTTCATCGACTGCTTCCAGGTCAGCTGCCTGATGATGTGCAAATTACACTCATAGATAAAAATCCCTATCATTGTTTAAAAACGGAATATTATGCACTGGCTGCGGGAACGATTTCAGACCATCATATCCGCGTAGATTTTCCAGAGCATGAGCGTCTGCACGTAACGTTCGGGGAAATAACCTCGGTTGATCTTGAAGAAAAAAAGGTTCATCTGAATAATCAGGAACCGATTTCATATGATGATCTTATTATTGGTTTAGGCTGTGAAGACAAATATCATAATGTTCCAGGCGCGAAAGAGTTTACCCACAGCATTCAGACAATTGATCAATCAAGAGAAACCTACCAGCTCCTTAACAATTTAAGCGGCGGTGCTTCTGTTGCAATCGTTGGCGCAGGACTAAGCGGAGTTGAGCTTGCAAGTGAGCTCCGAGAAAGCAGAAAAGATCTTAAGATCACGCTTTATGACCGCGGAAAAAACATTCTGTCCAGTTTTCCGGAACGTCTTAGCAAATATGTTCAAGGCTGGTTCGAAGATCATGGCGTAACCATTATCAACAGTGCCAACGTGACAAAGGTAGAACAAAATGTTCTTTATAATCATGATGAGCCTGTTTCATACGATGCCATCGTGTGGACTGCAGGAATTCAGCCGAACAAAATCGTAAGAGATCTTCCTGTTGATAAAGATCCTCAGGGCCGAGCAGTGCTTACAAAACAGCATCACCTTCCGCATCATGAGGATGCATTTGTTGTTGGAGACTGTGCAAGTCTTCCTCATGCACCAAGTGCACAGCTGGCTGAAGCTCAGGCTGAACAAATCGTTCAAGTTCTGCTTAAAAAGTGGAATGGTGAAGAATTGCCGCAGGACTTCCCTGCCTTCAAGCTGAAAGGCGTATTAGGGTCGCTTGGAAAAAAACATGGTTTCGGCCTTGTGAATGACCGCCCTCTAATTGGACGAGTTCCTCGACTGCTTAAATCGGGAATACTTTGGATGTACAAATACCATAATGGATAA
- a CDS encoding YuzD family protein, with amino-acid sequence MKKQVEVYIYGAEVLCPSCVNLPSSKETYEWLEAAISRKFPQQQFKIEYVDVFSPQDNPEKKSFAEKIANDEYFYPLVVINGVVVGEGNPKLKTIYAEMEKHGYVSA; translated from the coding sequence ATGAAAAAACAAGTCGAAGTGTATATATATGGAGCTGAAGTATTATGCCCAAGCTGTGTAAATCTTCCCTCCTCAAAAGAAACATATGAATGGCTGGAAGCAGCAATTTCAAGGAAATTCCCGCAGCAGCAGTTTAAAATAGAATATGTTGATGTATTCTCGCCTCAAGACAATCCTGAAAAAAAGAGTTTTGCGGAGAAAATCGCAAATGATGAGTATTTTTACCCTTTGGTTGTTATTAATGGAGTGGTAGTAGGAGAAGGCAATCCGAAATTGAAAACAATATATGCTGAAATGGAGAAGCATGGATATGTTTCTGCTTAG
- a CDS encoding NifU family protein, giving the protein MVEQVQEVLDKLRPFLLRDGGDCELVDVEDGIVKLRLLGACGSCPSSTITLKAGIERALLEEVPGVVEVEQVF; this is encoded by the coding sequence ATGGTAGAACAAGTACAGGAAGTATTAGATAAATTACGCCCATTCTTGCTTCGTGACGGCGGGGATTGTGAACTAGTGGATGTAGAAGACGGCATCGTAAAATTACGCCTTTTAGGAGCTTGCGGCAGCTGCCCAAGTTCAACAATCACACTTAAAGCAGGGATTGAACGCGCCCTTCTTGAAGAAGTACCGGGTGTTGTAGAGGTAGAACAAGTTTTCTAA
- a CDS encoding S9 family peptidase codes for MEFVQQKRGMTAEDLYKLKSVNDPQVSPCGTKAVYVQTSIHEEKHQYISNLFLTDLEKNISSQWTYGEGENTSPRWSPDGSRLAFISDRSGKNQLFLMLASGGEAKALTKEHLSVSQPVWSPDGKKILVAISLAPDDKLDKEDRDEKKLSEPLVVEDMRYKSDAAGFVKNRKRQLAVVDVKTGKLELIGSREFDYNDGAWSPDGKSIAFTSNMTDDPDQTLISDVFILSLETNEQQQLTNSNGFFGNLSWSPDGSCLSFFGHEKEFQSATFSKIWLYKMETEELSCYSADWDVHISDAVVADFISGSVNPGLIWTEDSQGFYFILTDQGNTGVYYGSLEGQTLPVRFEQEHVYGLSVHPGSHTAVLGISSPDHPCDLYFFDFSTGENRQLTNVNDEFLQEIELAVPEAIKWNAEDGLEIHGWIMKPVGFKNGEKYPLVLEIHGGPHAMYANTYFHEFQMLASSGKAVLYTNPRGSHGYGQHFVDQVRGDYGGSDYTDLMSAVDYALETYDYIDKDRLGVTGGSYGGFMTNWIVGHTNRFKAAVTQRSISNWISFYGVSDIGYYFTEWEIGGNLIDDFDKLWQHSPLKYVTNVETPLLILHGEKDYRCPVEQAEQLYIALKRLKKETKLVRFPDANHELSRSGHPKLRIDRLNHIKNWFSEYL; via the coding sequence ATGGAATTTGTACAGCAAAAGAGAGGGATGACAGCTGAGGACTTATACAAGCTGAAATCCGTCAATGATCCTCAAGTTTCACCGTGCGGCACAAAGGCCGTTTACGTTCAAACGTCTATTCACGAAGAAAAACATCAATACATATCAAATCTATTTTTAACCGACTTAGAAAAGAATATTTCCAGTCAATGGACTTATGGTGAAGGTGAAAATACTTCTCCGAGATGGTCTCCTGATGGAAGCCGTCTTGCTTTTATTTCAGATCGGAGTGGCAAGAATCAGCTTTTTCTCATGTTAGCATCTGGCGGGGAGGCTAAAGCACTCACAAAAGAACATTTATCTGTCTCACAGCCGGTATGGAGTCCCGATGGCAAGAAAATACTTGTAGCTATTTCTTTGGCGCCAGATGACAAATTAGACAAAGAGGATAGGGATGAGAAAAAGCTGTCGGAGCCGCTCGTAGTTGAAGATATGAGGTACAAGTCTGATGCAGCCGGTTTTGTAAAGAACCGTAAAAGGCAGCTTGCGGTTGTGGATGTGAAAACAGGGAAGCTTGAACTCATCGGTTCAAGGGAGTTTGATTATAACGATGGAGCCTGGTCCCCTGATGGGAAATCGATTGCGTTTACTTCGAATATGACGGACGATCCTGATCAAACTTTAATCTCAGATGTTTTTATTCTATCTTTAGAAACTAATGAGCAGCAGCAGCTGACGAACAGCAATGGTTTCTTTGGCAATCTTTCCTGGTCGCCTGATGGAAGCTGCCTATCTTTTTTTGGTCATGAAAAAGAATTCCAAAGTGCGACTTTCTCTAAAATTTGGCTGTACAAAATGGAAACAGAAGAGTTATCATGCTATTCAGCTGACTGGGACGTTCACATCAGTGATGCGGTTGTAGCGGATTTTATATCTGGCAGTGTGAATCCAGGTCTTATTTGGACAGAGGACAGCCAGGGATTTTACTTTATTTTAACCGATCAGGGCAATACGGGTGTCTATTATGGATCGCTTGAAGGACAAACCTTGCCGGTAAGGTTTGAACAGGAGCATGTGTACGGGTTATCGGTTCACCCTGGCAGTCATACTGCAGTTCTCGGAATCAGTAGTCCTGATCATCCTTGCGACCTGTATTTCTTTGATTTCAGCACAGGGGAAAATCGTCAGCTTACAAATGTAAATGATGAATTCTTGCAGGAAATTGAGCTTGCTGTACCTGAAGCAATTAAGTGGAATGCAGAAGATGGACTTGAGATTCACGGGTGGATCATGAAGCCGGTTGGATTTAAGAACGGCGAAAAATACCCGCTCGTTCTTGAAATACATGGCGGTCCGCACGCCATGTATGCCAACACTTATTTCCATGAATTTCAGATGCTTGCATCAAGCGGGAAAGCCGTCCTCTATACAAATCCGCGGGGAAGCCATGGATATGGACAGCATTTTGTTGATCAGGTGCGCGGTGATTATGGAGGTAGCGACTATACCGATTTAATGAGTGCAGTGGATTATGCTCTTGAAACCTATGATTATATTGATAAAGATCGATTAGGTGTAACTGGAGGCAGCTATGGCGGTTTTATGACCAACTGGATTGTGGGTCATACAAACAGGTTTAAAGCAGCTGTTACACAGCGTTCAATCAGCAACTGGATCAGCTTCTACGGAGTGAGTGATATCGGCTATTACTTTACAGAGTGGGAAATCGGCGGCAATCTGATCGATGATTTTGATAAACTGTGGCAGCATTCGCCGTTAAAATATGTCACAAACGTAGAAACGCCTCTATTGATTCTTCATGGCGAAAAAGACTACCGCTGTCCTGTAGAGCAGGCTGAGCAGCTTTATATCGCTTTAAAGCGCCTGAAAAAAGAAACAAAACTCGTGCGCTTTCCAGATGCGAATCATGAATTATCCAGAAGCGGCCATCCTAAGCTTCGGATCGACCGGTTAAATCATATAAAAAATTGGTTCAGCGAATATTTATAA